The following coding sequences are from one bacterium SCSIO 12741 window:
- a CDS encoding acyltransferase, giving the protein MKAIIERIIRLRNPQFAFGPAVTTSMVIELFTEKLMAWARSGKLILRGRIPNKVLLGRGVQFHYLSKISLGRWVKIEDHVCLSALGSGKIKIGNNVGIGAFSRLIISTSFGQIGQFIHIGNNVGIGEFAYLGGAGGLTLGEGCIIGQYFSCHPENHHFGRLDQEIRFQGVSRQGINIGKNCWIGSKVTVLDGVTLGDGCVVAAGSVITKSFPANSVIAGVPARKIKERIVTPKVA; this is encoded by the coding sequence ATGAAAGCTATTATAGAACGCATTATCCGTCTGAGAAACCCTCAATTTGCCTTTGGTCCGGCTGTAACCACCTCCATGGTAATCGAGCTTTTTACTGAAAAGTTGATGGCCTGGGCACGATCCGGAAAACTGATCCTAAGAGGACGAATTCCAAACAAGGTTCTTTTGGGCCGCGGAGTTCAGTTTCACTATCTCAGTAAAATCTCCCTGGGTCGCTGGGTAAAAATTGAAGATCACGTTTGCTTAAGCGCCCTGGGTTCAGGTAAAATCAAAATTGGAAACAACGTAGGAATCGGAGCCTTTAGTCGGCTTATCATTTCCACTTCATTTGGCCAAATCGGTCAATTCATACACATAGGAAATAACGTCGGGATTGGGGAATTTGCCTATCTGGGCGGGGCTGGAGGACTGACCCTTGGGGAAGGTTGTATTATAGGTCAGTACTTCAGTTGCCACCCAGAAAATCACCACTTCGGAAGGTTGGATCAGGAAATTCGCTTTCAAGGCGTTAGCCGCCAGGGAATTAACATCGGTAAAAACTGCTGGATTGGATCCAAAGTCACCGTTTTGGATGGAGTAACCCTGGGCGATGGTTGTGTGGTGGCTGCCGGATCGGTCATCACCAAAAGTTTTCCCGCCAACTCCGTCATTGCTGGTGTTCCAGCTCGAAAAATCAAAGAAAGAATCGTCACCCCAAAAGTGGCTTAA
- a CDS encoding O-antigen ligase family protein — translation MMAQSQDKFARNIAWVLIAILFLKVGSYFTVSESIVITRVVKVIVRLMATGWLILVLKQLQNRGNVTSFHWQNQAALFFYFGYLFLGLCSLLWSTKPGYSLLQLTMNTESFLFGFLFIKTYLVLRDFYPQRATRFSALLAPALFFILAIFVIGLFVNPDTFYRLTHGGEEARLGGYFMNPNELGMLAVIGLACSGMELYLGAPKVKHILMMAVMLFALVKTGSRSSMIGLALILGYFIFISKNRKLKLGMVAAGIAAVPLVVNTIIIKHGGLDEVLSMTGRLPFWKALLSEGLPKEPLFGFGYMRIAYTDAFQSVHTYAGKMTHNTFIQVLMNLGFVGFSIVLVQMIFTFSGVRKLSLQADRLFFIGLIIPLLINSFTEFGIFGETNFGILFYQLLIWLLVVKRNPLLTLKQKVILRKKRPDLYQSWVKG, via the coding sequence ATGATGGCCCAAAGCCAAGATAAATTTGCCCGAAACATCGCCTGGGTTCTGATCGCTATCCTGTTTTTGAAAGTGGGAAGCTACTTTACGGTATCCGAGAGTATCGTGATTACCCGAGTAGTTAAGGTGATCGTTCGATTAATGGCTACCGGGTGGTTGATCTTGGTTTTAAAACAACTTCAAAATCGAGGAAATGTTACTTCCTTTCACTGGCAAAATCAGGCGGCTTTGTTCTTTTATTTCGGCTACCTGTTTTTGGGTTTGTGTTCCCTTTTGTGGTCCACCAAGCCGGGTTACTCTTTGCTGCAATTAACCATGAACACCGAAAGTTTCCTTTTCGGCTTTTTGTTCATCAAAACCTACTTGGTACTACGCGATTTTTATCCGCAAAGAGCCACTCGATTTTCGGCTCTATTGGCCCCCGCCCTGTTCTTTATCCTGGCCATTTTCGTCATTGGATTATTCGTTAATCCCGACACCTTTTACCGGTTAACCCATGGAGGGGAAGAAGCTCGACTTGGAGGATATTTTATGAACCCCAATGAGCTGGGTATGCTGGCCGTGATAGGATTGGCTTGTAGCGGAATGGAATTGTACCTCGGCGCACCCAAGGTGAAGCACATCCTCATGATGGCGGTTATGCTTTTTGCCCTGGTCAAAACCGGATCCCGATCGTCGATGATCGGTTTGGCCTTGATTCTGGGCTACTTCATTTTCATTTCCAAAAACCGTAAGCTAAAGTTGGGTATGGTGGCAGCAGGAATAGCGGCCGTTCCTTTGGTCGTAAATACCATCATCATCAAACACGGCGGCCTGGACGAGGTACTAAGTATGACAGGACGTTTACCGTTTTGGAAAGCCCTGTTGAGCGAAGGTCTCCCAAAAGAACCTCTATTCGGTTTTGGCTACATGCGCATCGCTTACACCGATGCCTTTCAAAGTGTACACACCTATGCGGGTAAGATGACCCACAACACCTTTATTCAAGTCCTGATGAATTTGGGCTTCGTGGGGTTTTCCATCGTACTGGTTCAAATGATATTCACCTTCTCCGGTGTTCGAAAACTCTCCCTTCAGGCCGATCGCTTGTTTTTCATTGGACTGATTATTCCCTTGCTGATTAACTCATTCACCGAATTCGGGATTTTTGGAGAAACCAATTTTGGTATTCTCTTCTACCAACTTCTAATCTGGCTGCTGGTGGTTAAACGTAACCCCTTGCTCACCCTCAAGCAGAAAGTGATTTTAAGGAAAAAGAGGCCCGACCTCTATCAATCCTGGGTAAAAGGCTAA
- a CDS encoding glycosyltransferase, translating into MKIIHLILGKANPLRMNGVNKVVNNLATTQAQLGHEVEVWGIATNLELNYPERNYVTRLFLAPSFPWGLPSELKQRLTAMKDPCVVHIHGGFIPRFFVASKLLDRLKIPYVLTPHGAYNDKAMEKSKWVKKVYFQLFERRLIEHAQSLHVIGKSEWNTLQQRELHPNGVLIPNGQILPQNQKDYKLKNRKHPVFTFCGRIDIETKGLDILLQAFELFTRQGLQAELWIIGDGAELPKLKELAQSLGLDHRVTFHGMQTGDAKNQLLLESDVFFHPSRNEGLPGAVLEAAGFGVPCVVSQESNMADYINQFKAGAGLHNNNSKNLAQSMKQMQDHFANGSLEKLGENARQMVRKAFDWSSISEQLFQVYRAAL; encoded by the coding sequence ATGAAAATCATTCACTTGATACTTGGAAAAGCCAATCCCCTACGCATGAATGGGGTAAACAAGGTGGTGAACAACCTGGCCACTACCCAGGCTCAATTGGGTCACGAAGTAGAGGTTTGGGGAATTGCCACTAATCTGGAGTTAAACTACCCGGAAAGAAACTATGTGACCCGCCTCTTTTTGGCACCTTCTTTTCCGTGGGGACTGCCTTCAGAACTTAAGCAACGACTAACCGCCATGAAGGATCCTTGTGTGGTTCATATTCACGGTGGATTTATTCCTCGCTTTTTCGTGGCTTCCAAACTGCTGGATCGTTTGAAAATTCCATACGTACTCACTCCGCACGGAGCCTACAACGACAAGGCTATGGAGAAAAGTAAGTGGGTCAAAAAAGTCTACTTCCAACTTTTCGAACGCCGTTTGATTGAGCATGCTCAATCTCTACATGTGATCGGGAAAAGCGAATGGAATACCCTTCAGCAACGTGAACTGCACCCCAACGGCGTGTTGATTCCCAACGGACAGATTCTGCCTCAAAACCAAAAAGATTACAAGCTGAAAAACCGCAAGCACCCTGTATTTACCTTTTGCGGAAGAATCGATATTGAAACCAAGGGCCTCGATATTCTGTTGCAAGCTTTTGAGCTGTTCACCCGTCAAGGTTTGCAAGCCGAACTCTGGATCATTGGCGACGGCGCTGAATTGCCCAAGCTCAAGGAACTGGCTCAATCACTGGGCCTAGATCATCGGGTGACTTTTCATGGCATGCAGACCGGTGATGCGAAAAACCAATTGCTGCTGGAATCGGATGTGTTTTTTCACCCCTCCCGGAACGAAGGTTTGCCCGGAGCCGTGCTGGAAGCCGCCGGATTTGGCGTGCCCTGCGTGGTAAGCCAGGAAAGCAACATGGCCGATTATATCAATCAATTTAAGGCCGGTGCCGGATTGCATAACAACAACTCCAAAAACCTGGCTCAAAGCATGAAACAAATGCAAGATCACTTTGCCAATGGCTCTCTCGAAAAATTAGGAGAAAATGCGCGCCAAATGGTGAGAAAAGCATTTGACTGGAGCTCCATCAGTGAACAACTATTTCAAGTATACCGCGCCGCACTATGA
- a CDS encoding lipopolysaccharide biosynthesis protein, whose protein sequence is MNLSKWKSKLLPFMDQGVVSGGNFIAGVLLARALGMDGFGQFSIFWLVVLFFSSLNQAGISTPLYTLFPQKSLEQKTGYLTSVGWMQALYSIGASGLLILVFTLATPWVSVWNLDQALLGSGVLFSFLTFDFIRRLHYCQGKTKQVLVLDSVVYTLQLGAFAILTWMGSVSLTSVLLVLMVTYLIPLLGLNQVLPIRSISLHDFKSDLARHWTFSKWLIGTALLQWTSGNFFLIAASVLLGPAAVGAIRILQNLVGVMHVVFQALEHIVPLRASQIFQQLGSGALKSFLKKIAGQGVMATTVMGISMAVCGPFLVRLLYGDDYVDYAHLLYGFALLYIFVFTGTILRFAIRTLELNRSIFIAYTLSTIFSICLAHPVIQFFGIAGVVIGLIASQVIIQIYFLYSLTLKFKQA, encoded by the coding sequence ATGAACCTAAGTAAGTGGAAATCTAAGTTGTTGCCCTTTATGGATCAAGGCGTGGTGAGCGGAGGAAACTTCATTGCCGGCGTGCTGCTGGCCCGTGCTTTAGGAATGGATGGCTTCGGACAATTCTCCATCTTTTGGTTGGTGGTATTGTTCTTCAGCAGCTTGAATCAAGCGGGAATCAGTACTCCTTTATACACTCTGTTTCCACAGAAGTCCTTGGAACAAAAAACCGGCTACCTCACTTCGGTAGGTTGGATGCAAGCCTTGTACAGTATTGGCGCCTCTGGACTTCTGATCCTCGTTTTTACCCTGGCTACCCCTTGGGTGAGTGTTTGGAATCTGGACCAGGCCTTATTGGGTTCGGGCGTGTTGTTCTCCTTTTTGACCTTTGACTTTATCCGTCGCCTTCACTATTGCCAGGGAAAAACCAAGCAGGTTCTGGTACTCGATTCGGTGGTTTATACCCTTCAATTAGGGGCCTTCGCGATACTTACCTGGATGGGTTCCGTAAGCTTAACTTCTGTTCTATTGGTGCTGATGGTTACCTACCTTATTCCTCTATTGGGTTTGAATCAGGTTTTGCCCATTCGCTCTATCAGTCTCCATGATTTTAAAAGTGATTTAGCCCGCCACTGGACCTTTTCCAAATGGTTGATCGGTACGGCATTGCTTCAATGGACTTCCGGAAACTTCTTTTTGATTGCCGCATCCGTTCTACTTGGACCAGCGGCCGTCGGCGCCATTCGAATTTTGCAAAATCTGGTGGGCGTTATGCATGTGGTATTCCAGGCCCTGGAGCACATTGTTCCTCTTCGGGCTTCTCAAATTTTCCAGCAGTTAGGATCTGGAGCACTAAAATCTTTTTTGAAAAAAATTGCGGGTCAGGGGGTAATGGCCACTACCGTCATGGGCATTTCTATGGCGGTTTGTGGTCCCTTTTTGGTAAGACTTCTTTATGGAGATGATTACGTGGATTATGCCCACTTGCTGTATGGCTTTGCCCTGTTGTACATCTTCGTGTTTACCGGTACTATTCTTCGTTTTGCCATTCGTACGCTCGAACTCAATCGAAGCATTTTTATCGCCTACACCTTGAGCACTATTTTCAGCATTTGCCTGGCTCACCCGGTAATTCAATTCTTTGGTATTGCCGGTGTGGTTATTGGGCTTATCGCCAGCCAAGTCATCATCCAAATCTACTTTCTCTATTCCCTAACCTTAAAATTTAAGCAAGCATGA
- a CDS encoding AAA family ATPase yields MENAQQLKRMLWPLLKGAPIILLSVLLALVLAFRYVLYTNPTFESTSKIKLDDIGHGFSSASLYEDFDLFSHSNKIAAEVEVLKSPMLVQKALETLDFEVSYFRVGKVRTSELYLHTPFLVEYSGMASEAYDRFFDLYLNQDSTFTLVFAPGGVERRVTGKLNTPVIDPLFQFTVKLNQELFTDKEQIDWADHFRFKIHSKEFISEHLVGDNLDVSAIDKDIAILRVSYRSEVPEKAAAFVNALSESYVRDYVENRTQAAGRTVRFIENQLAKVENELKESESALEKYRLQNNIINTYQENETDLRKIAQLKIQLANLEMNEAALDTLEHYVTKSQRDFTELAPNFEAFNDLLSTELVKELIQLEGEKKELLVVYTPADEKVKLVEDRIRHIENYIVESIRNTRINSGIKRKEIENAILAAEEALLSVPTKEKQLVILERDFKLNQKIYNFLAEKRTEASIAEAANISFHRIIQHGLIPRIPVSPKKNMVVIISVFIALLGSISLIVIHEMLQGKVNSREELEATSATPLCGEIPHLSAKSNGKDEAAWQSLATNLQLLKRVVRGSAVSLVSSHHGEGKTTSVRGLAKAYGLMGWRVIVLDGNLINPDLSAQMQCESHAGLAEILNGSGTLENCLVQNETENWSFLPAGNNRNFPLRLYNQPQLEELINSLKKDFDLVLIDSPDLATSIGALKWMEYSNQSIWVIHAKRSKEKDLMAVDKISEEYGFSNLSILLNGVKGFHLSEVWPFNSLKVLWGYLPSNSRLKLSGDKLIKHLRS; encoded by the coding sequence ATGGAAAACGCTCAACAACTAAAACGAATGCTCTGGCCCCTGCTCAAGGGTGCACCCATCATCCTATTGAGCGTGTTGCTGGCTCTGGTATTGGCCTTTCGCTACGTGCTGTATACCAATCCGACTTTTGAAAGCACCTCAAAAATCAAGTTGGACGATATTGGACATGGTTTTTCGAGTGCGTCCCTGTACGAAGATTTCGACCTGTTTTCTCACTCCAACAAGATTGCTGCTGAGGTGGAAGTATTGAAGTCTCCGATGTTGGTTCAGAAAGCTTTGGAAACCTTAGATTTTGAAGTGAGTTACTTCCGGGTGGGAAAGGTGCGCACTTCTGAACTTTACCTCCACACACCCTTTTTGGTGGAGTACTCAGGTATGGCTTCAGAAGCCTATGATCGCTTTTTCGATTTGTACTTGAATCAGGACTCCACCTTTACCCTCGTTTTTGCGCCGGGAGGAGTTGAACGCCGGGTAACAGGAAAACTAAACACGCCTGTAATAGACCCTCTTTTTCAATTTACAGTAAAACTAAATCAAGAACTATTTACCGACAAAGAACAAATAGATTGGGCGGATCATTTTCGCTTTAAAATCCACTCCAAAGAATTTATCAGCGAGCACCTGGTTGGTGACAATCTGGACGTGAGTGCCATCGATAAAGACATTGCCATTCTTCGGGTATCCTATCGCTCCGAAGTACCCGAAAAGGCGGCAGCTTTTGTCAATGCCCTATCCGAATCGTATGTGCGCGATTACGTAGAAAACCGAACTCAAGCCGCCGGTCGTACCGTACGTTTTATTGAAAATCAATTGGCCAAGGTTGAAAATGAGCTGAAGGAATCGGAAAGTGCTCTGGAGAAATACCGACTACAAAACAACATCATCAACACCTACCAGGAAAATGAAACCGACTTACGGAAAATAGCCCAACTCAAAATTCAATTGGCCAACCTGGAAATGAACGAAGCGGCCCTGGACACCCTGGAACACTACGTGACCAAGTCTCAAAGAGATTTTACCGAATTGGCTCCCAATTTCGAGGCCTTTAACGACTTGCTGTCCACCGAACTGGTAAAAGAACTAATCCAGCTTGAAGGCGAAAAAAAGGAGCTTTTGGTGGTCTACACTCCTGCCGATGAAAAAGTGAAGTTGGTGGAGGATCGTATCCGTCATATCGAGAACTACATTGTGGAAAGCATTCGCAATACCCGGATTAATAGCGGGATAAAAAGAAAGGAAATTGAAAACGCCATATTAGCTGCTGAAGAAGCATTGCTTTCGGTTCCTACCAAGGAAAAGCAGCTGGTTATTTTGGAACGCGACTTTAAACTGAACCAAAAGATCTACAACTTTTTAGCTGAGAAGAGAACGGAGGCGTCGATCGCAGAGGCGGCCAATATCTCCTTTCACCGCATTATTCAGCACGGATTGATACCCCGAATTCCGGTATCGCCCAAAAAGAACATGGTTGTTATCATTTCGGTATTCATCGCCTTGTTGGGATCTATCTCCTTAATCGTAATTCACGAAATGCTGCAGGGGAAAGTAAACTCCCGGGAGGAATTGGAAGCTACTTCTGCCACTCCTCTTTGTGGCGAAATTCCACACCTGAGTGCTAAATCCAATGGTAAGGATGAAGCCGCCTGGCAAAGCCTGGCCACCAATCTGCAGCTGCTTAAACGAGTGGTTCGGGGAAGTGCCGTGTCATTGGTATCGTCTCATCACGGTGAGGGTAAAACAACTTCAGTTCGCGGATTGGCCAAAGCTTATGGATTAATGGGATGGCGAGTTATCGTGTTGGATGGAAACCTGATCAACCCGGATCTATCTGCTCAAATGCAATGTGAATCTCATGCCGGATTGGCCGAAATATTGAACGGTAGTGGCACTTTGGAAAACTGCCTGGTACAAAATGAAACCGAAAACTGGAGTTTCTTGCCTGCCGGCAACAATCGCAATTTCCCGCTTCGGTTGTACAATCAGCCACAGCTTGAAGAATTGATCAACTCGCTCAAAAAAGACTTTGATTTGGTTCTAATCGACTCCCCGGATTTGGCAACCTCCATAGGAGCCTTAAAGTGGATGGAATACAGCAACCAATCCATCTGGGTGATTCACGCCAAACGCAGCAAGGAAAAGGACCTAATGGCCGTAGATAAAATCAGCGAAGAGTATGGGTTTTCAAACCTGTCCATTCTACTCAATGGAGTAAAGGGCTTCCACTTATCCGAAGTGTGGCCCTTCAATAGCCTCAAAGTGTTGTGGGGTTACCTTCCCAGCAATTCCCGCTTAAAACTGAGTGGCGATAAACTCATTAAACACCTAAGATCATGA
- a CDS encoding polysaccharide biosynthesis/export family protein yields MKTLPSFQLMLLFFLVLSLSSCQVQNLLETGKHYPLTADSLAADSASYVLRVDDKVSISLWNHNDLSVGSVFDIYNSAEAYGKWELIDPEGNIQVPKVGKVHLAGLTLNQAADTLSARFAEFVVNPIVVVKVLNKEVTLLGEFNSPGNYLLEKEKNTLYEVIGKGSGFDYYADKKRVKLIRNNRQYVLNLTEMEEYEINNISVLPGDMIIAPAKNGKALDKKAPTLISVASIITAVVILFTSFGN; encoded by the coding sequence ATGAAAACGCTCCCATCCTTTCAACTGATGCTTTTGTTTTTTCTGGTGCTTAGCCTAAGCAGCTGCCAGGTTCAAAACTTGCTGGAAACCGGAAAGCACTATCCCCTAACTGCAGATAGTCTCGCTGCCGACTCAGCAAGCTACGTGCTACGGGTAGACGACAAAGTGTCCATCAGCTTATGGAATCACAACGACTTGAGTGTAGGATCTGTTTTTGACATCTACAACTCCGCTGAGGCCTATGGAAAATGGGAACTGATCGATCCGGAAGGAAATATCCAGGTTCCAAAAGTAGGCAAGGTGCACCTGGCGGGTCTTACCCTAAATCAAGCAGCTGATACCCTAAGCGCCCGGTTTGCCGAATTTGTGGTTAACCCCATAGTGGTGGTCAAAGTGCTGAACAAGGAAGTTACTCTTCTAGGTGAATTTAACTCGCCAGGAAACTACCTGCTTGAAAAGGAAAAGAACACCCTATACGAAGTCATTGGTAAGGGTAGCGGCTTTGATTACTACGCCGATAAAAAGCGAGTGAAACTCATTCGCAACAACCGTCAGTATGTCTTGAATCTCACCGAAATGGAGGAGTATGAAATCAACAACATTTCGGTGTTGCCTGGAGACATGATCATCGCCCCGGCTAAAAACGGAAAGGCCCTGGACAAAAAGGCCCCGACCCTCATCTCTGTAGCAAGTATCATAACTGCGGTAGTGATCCTATTCACCTCATTTGGAAATTAA
- a CDS encoding response regulator — MKKMASPLVFVVEDDPLYGAFIKEVLLQNEYTNLKLFQSGKEFMEELHKNPSIVILDYRLKEPGLDGLKILKRIKAYDPDIHVLMLTGQQKLEVAVNTLKYGAFDYVIKDENAQRNLQKQLQRIEEINNQIKNKKSSGGFGRQLLNSLLLSF; from the coding sequence ATGAAAAAAATGGCCTCTCCCCTGGTATTTGTAGTTGAAGACGACCCGCTCTACGGAGCTTTCATCAAAGAGGTGCTTCTTCAGAACGAATACACGAACCTTAAACTCTTTCAATCTGGCAAAGAATTCATGGAAGAGTTACATAAAAACCCTTCCATCGTCATTTTGGACTACCGCCTTAAGGAGCCTGGATTGGATGGATTGAAAATCTTAAAACGCATTAAAGCTTACGATCCTGACATCCATGTGCTGATGCTTACCGGGCAGCAAAAGCTCGAAGTAGCAGTAAACACCTTGAAGTATGGTGCTTTTGATTACGTGATCAAAGATGAAAATGCGCAACGCAACCTGCAAAAACAACTGCAGCGAATCGAAGAGATCAATAACCAGATCAAAAACAAAAAGTCGTCTGGTGGTTTTGGTCGCCAGCTTTTAAACTCTCTTCTCCTTTCCTTTTGA
- a CDS encoding PAS domain S-box protein — MPDLFQIDGEQLNVLFPFYIQVDPDLNITRAGKSMVKLFPDIVGQNLFDPFNILRPSLHLNLSFESIQENTNKVFILKGKLGMNHIQFRGQVLASDERLLFVVSPWLTAVEDLEKHNLSLTDFAIHDPVTDMLLVIKVRQLAIQDYKKQQAILTKKNKEISELATILSESEDRYKQLVQDASDIIYKTNPAGFFTFTNSVAERQTKMTSEQLEKTHFTDLVREDWKENVIEFYRKQFEERLPTTYFEFPILDSEGNELWIGQNVRTLFEGDQIAGFHAVARDISEKHHFIHQIKESENKYLGIISNMNLGLLEVDQNEIIRFANQRLCEMSGYERNELIGKNARELFLPENKRQAAIKVNERRKAGKSDAYEAEIITKQKKKKWWLISGAPLRDREGVVEGSIGIHLDITEQKELEESLKESKRIAEESSAAKELFLANMSHEIRTPMHGIIGMSRLLQNAPLNTREKQYLEAIQNSSRTLLEIINDILDLSKVNSGKLELQNAPFSLSQLMAGALTGAEYLAAEKDLILSSNTDEMDENLVLVGDGILLHRILTNLLSNAIKFTPDGEVRLSCKMELKDTKTVLAHFEVKDTGMGIPKDRLESIFESFERVESKDRPAIPGTGLGLTICRQLVQIQQGKIWVESEEGKGSSFFVTIPYPLGKPEDLGHKEEKEDLVYDLSGLKILLAEDNRINQVLASSILEEYRVSVTLADNGKRALEILEQENFDLILMDIQMPEMNGIETTEVIRNQMELPIPILALTANAFKEDSENYLRAGMNDYLSKPFDADQLIEKVGSLTGRKRLQVKSGKERDLAASEPEEELLYNLEKIHEISRGNDDFVNRMINLFVQEIPKSLEALEKHLEQEDWASIKQVAHSINPSVQMMNITGIGDQIQELEKMAESPSDRDAIPARIEFITQACRAAIKQLEKRLAAYSE; from the coding sequence TTGCCCGATCTTTTTCAAATAGATGGCGAACAGCTCAATGTTCTGTTTCCGTTCTACATTCAGGTAGATCCGGATCTCAACATTACCCGAGCGGGTAAGAGCATGGTTAAGCTTTTTCCCGATATAGTAGGTCAAAACCTGTTTGACCCCTTCAACATTTTACGTCCATCATTGCACCTGAACTTGTCCTTCGAATCCATTCAGGAGAATACCAACAAAGTATTCATCCTAAAAGGGAAACTCGGCATGAACCACATCCAGTTTCGTGGACAGGTTTTAGCCTCAGATGAACGATTACTCTTTGTGGTTAGCCCCTGGCTGACCGCGGTAGAGGATTTGGAGAAACACAATTTGTCCCTCACCGACTTTGCCATTCACGATCCGGTTACCGATATGCTTCTGGTCATTAAAGTGAGACAACTCGCTATTCAGGATTACAAGAAGCAACAAGCCATTTTAACGAAAAAGAACAAGGAAATTTCTGAGCTGGCAACCATCCTTTCAGAAAGTGAAGATCGCTATAAACAGCTGGTGCAAGATGCCAGCGATATCATTTACAAAACCAACCCGGCCGGTTTTTTCACCTTTACCAACAGCGTAGCCGAGCGACAAACCAAAATGACCTCGGAACAACTCGAGAAAACCCACTTTACGGACCTCGTTCGCGAAGACTGGAAGGAAAACGTCATCGAATTCTACCGCAAACAATTTGAAGAGCGATTACCGACGACCTATTTCGAGTTTCCAATTTTAGACTCCGAAGGCAATGAATTGTGGATCGGGCAAAATGTTCGAACCCTGTTTGAAGGCGACCAAATTGCAGGATTTCATGCCGTAGCCAGGGATATTTCTGAAAAGCACCACTTCATTCACCAAATCAAAGAAAGTGAGAACAAGTACCTGGGTATTATTTCGAATATGAACCTGGGCTTGCTGGAGGTGGACCAAAACGAAATAATCCGCTTTGCCAATCAACGCTTGTGCGAAATGAGTGGCTATGAACGCAATGAACTGATTGGTAAAAATGCCCGAGAGTTGTTCTTACCTGAAAACAAACGTCAAGCTGCCATCAAGGTGAATGAACGGAGAAAAGCCGGTAAGTCGGATGCCTATGAAGCGGAAATCATAACGAAACAGAAAAAGAAAAAATGGTGGCTTATTAGTGGGGCACCACTCCGGGATCGTGAAGGTGTGGTCGAGGGATCAATTGGAATTCACCTAGACATCACTGAACAAAAAGAACTGGAGGAAAGCCTTAAGGAATCCAAGCGAATCGCTGAAGAATCTTCGGCTGCCAAGGAACTTTTTCTGGCTAATATGAGTCATGAAATAAGGACGCCTATGCACGGTATTATCGGGATGAGTCGGTTGCTACAGAACGCTCCTCTCAATACCCGGGAAAAACAATACCTGGAAGCCATTCAGAATTCCTCTCGAACCCTGCTCGAAATCATCAACGATATTCTCGATTTGTCCAAAGTGAATTCGGGTAAACTCGAGCTTCAAAATGCACCTTTCTCACTCTCTCAACTTATGGCGGGTGCATTGACAGGTGCAGAATACCTGGCTGCTGAAAAAGATCTGATCCTAAGTTCCAACACCGATGAAATGGATGAAAATCTTGTTCTGGTTGGAGATGGCATTCTGCTTCACCGAATTCTCACCAACCTGTTGAGCAATGCCATCAAATTTACACCGGATGGCGAGGTGCGATTGAGCTGCAAAATGGAGCTGAAGGACACCAAGACGGTATTGGCCCATTTTGAAGTAAAAGATACAGGGATGGGTATTCCTAAGGATCGGTTGGAGTCTATTTTTGAGAGCTTTGAACGGGTAGAATCCAAAGACCGTCCAGCCATTCCGGGAACAGGATTGGGGCTTACGATTTGCCGCCAGTTGGTCCAAATTCAACAAGGAAAGATTTGGGTGGAAAGTGAAGAGGGCAAAGGAAGTTCGTTTTTTGTGACCATTCCTTACCCCTTGGGTAAACCCGAAGATTTAGGACACAAAGAAGAAAAAGAAGATTTGGTTTACGACCTCTCCGGGCTCAAAATTTTGCTGGCAGAAGATAACCGTATCAACCAGGTTTTGGCTTCCAGTATTTTGGAAGAATATCGGGTTTCAGTAACCCTGGCCGATAACGGTAAACGAGCTTTGGAAATTCTTGAACAAGAAAATTTTGACCTCATTTTGATGGATATTCAAATGCCGGAAATGAATGGGATTGAAACCACAGAGGTAATCCGAAACCAAATGGAGTTGCCCATACCTATCTTGGCCCTCACCGCCAACGCCTTTAAGGAAGACAGCGAAAACTACTTGCGGGCCGGGATGAATGATTACCTCTCCAAACCTTTCGATGCCGACCAGTTAATTGAAAAAGTAGGCTCCCTGACCGGGCGAAAACGATTGCAAGTCAAATCGGGGAAAGAACGAGATTTGGCCGCCTCAGAACCCGAAGAAGAACTACTCTACAACCTGGAAAAAATCCATGAAATTTCAAGAGGCAATGACGACTTCGTCAATCGGATGATAAACCTGTTTGTTCAGGAAATTCCAAAGTCGCTCGAAGCGCTTGAAAAACATTTGGAACAAGAAGATTGGGCCAGTATCAAACAAGTGGCGCACTCGATAAATCCGTCCGTTCAAATGATGAATATAACGGGTATCGGAGACCAGATTCAGGAGTTGGAAAAAATGGCTGAGTCACCCAGTGACCGCGATGCCATTCCAGCTCGAATTGAATTTATCACTCAAGCCTGCCGAGCGGCTATCAAACAGCTCGAAAAAAGGCTTGCTGCTTATTCAGAATAA